Below is a genomic region from Balaenoptera ricei isolate mBalRic1 chromosome 3, mBalRic1.hap2, whole genome shotgun sequence.
CCCCAGAAATTGTCCCAGCGGTAACATCTGTCAAGGTTGATTAGGTACTGGTGGACTTTGTTACAACAAAAGTGTATCTCACATGTATAATTTTCATGGGCATGTATTTTACTTTCACTCAGGACAGGGGTTTGGGTGAGGCAAGCAGGGTGACTACAGTGCAAAACTGAAGGAGACACTGACTCTCAGCGTCTTGCTGGTTCAGAGCCGCATGTAAACACCCCCGTGAGGGAGTGCCTCCTTCACTTAGCGCCCTACCCACCCTGCTTGCCTCACCCCATCCTGGCTCTGCTTGCCTTGTTAATCACAGTTCTGAATCTCATTGAAATTCAAACTGGGATGCTATCTGCCACACACACTGCATACAGAGTACATTGCCATTCTGAAAGCACTTTCGTATATGTAGTTCACTTTCTCTTCATGACAATCTCAAAGGCAAATGAGACTAGTATTAtaattcccattctacagatggagACCAGAAAGGTTAAAAGACCTGTCCAAGATCACACTGCTCAGTGACAGCAAACTCAGTTCAGCTGAGTTTGATTACCATCCCCAAGTATTTCCATGACCCCACccacatacaaaacaaacaaaaattatcacTCATACCTATCAGGAAAACGATGAATCTCTGAAGTGAACCTAGCCCAGATATTCATGTCTCCCGTCAAATAAGGCCCGGCAGCCCCCATTTGCCCCCTTGGAAACCACGGAGGCAAAGCCCACAGAAGATGTAGGCAGCCTCTAGCCAAGACGGCGCCCCATGAGGAGCAGCCCCTCTGGATTCTCGAGTAGCAGCAGGTTTTCAGGACGAGCAGCAGGCCTTCACGAGGGCCTACAGGCAGGTCCGCGGCTGCTGGCTGGCACCAGGTGTGAGCCATGGGAACTCTGGGAGCTGGccgggggggtgtgtgtggggagcaTCTGCACAGGAGGCATGAGCCTAAGAGAATCTCTCAGCATTGGACATTCCACAAGGCGTACATGCAGCTACTGGTGGTCGGCACTTCCGGGTTTTCGCCTTGAGGTGAGCGGAAAGGAATAACACGGCACCACTAGCCACCAGCCTGGAGCTCAACCAGCCGGCCTGGCAGCCTAGAAATTTGCTTAAGGAGTTAATCCAGGCAGACCCTGAACTACCCTGTTCATCCAGCTGTGTTTCAGGGCACAGCACGATTCCAACACTGcatgtaataaaaatgaagaataccccccgccccctgccctctgCAGATTCGTTTTTCTCGGGTCCCACTGGTACTTTCGTTTAaaactaagtttaaaaataaagaaatcagcaAACCACACTCATTTGCCAagtgtgcttttttttccttccttcacaaACCTAAATCATACCTGGCAGAATTCATGCTGTTCTTGTTTACCTGTTCCTCTAAGAATATGAATCCATTTCCCTCTAGCCTGGGTTTTAGGTACATTGTTTAGCCAAGCCTTTACCTCCCTCTTCtgttaaaaagaggaaaacatacagCAAACTCAAGTTCTATATCTGTGAAAATGTTAAGAGGAAACTACCCTAGGATGTTTACACAAGCTGTGTAAAGTGGCTTTAAAGAGGCTCTCGTATTCCAGTATTACCCATACTACATTCGAATTAATACTTCCCagaaaaagtaaactttaaataAGATCCAATCAGGATCAACTGCACACCCACCTGAGTAGCTGAACAAAATCAATGGAGCAATTCTTTGGTCATCGGACTAAAAGATTCAAGAttgactttttcccccttttagtaAAATATGAAACTCCCTGGTAACCTGAAGTATTATTGGGTCCTGTATCTTGCAAGGATTTATGCGCAATTTATCTAAAAACTGCCTTTCAACAGCTACACGAATGGCTGAAATTGCTTGATCTCGCCAggcaaagagtttttttttttttttttttttttttgcgttccACACAAACTTTATTTACACAATCCATGTGAGATTTCTGAACCCGTGCCAAAAGAGGCAAGATAAGGCCTTTTCTCTCAGGCCTGTTACTGAAATGTAAATTaacacaaatgcaaatcaaacttaCTCACTGTTGACAAATCTTAGTCCCTATTTTAGTATAATCATcacatgagggaaaaaaaaaacttttcctaaGATGCTCCGCCTCAAAGGGCAGTGGGTGTCAGCATGCCCCTCAGAGGTGCTGTACCACCCTGGAAAAAATGCCTTCGGGCTCCTTCCCGTCCCCCAAGGCAGCAGCAAATCCTTCCTGTCTCCTCCTTTTGGCCAAAGCAGCCAAAGATTTAAAAGTCTTTGGTTCGTAGATGGCTAGATCTGCAAGTACTTTCCTGTTGAGCTCCACCTGGCACTTAATCAAGTTGAGGATGAATGCTGGGTACTTCAGGCCGTGTTCCTGGGAAGCAGCTGTAACTCGACTGATCCAGAGCATCCGCAGGTTCCTCTTCTTCAACCTGCGGGCTCGGGTGCACTGCACGAACGCTCGCGTCACAGCCCTGACTGCCAGCCGGTAGCACCGATTCTTCCTCCCCCGGAAGTGCCGCGCGTGCTTCAGCACCTCCTGGACCCGCCAGTAGCGGTCGGTGACGCGGTTCCGCAGCCACAGCTGCGCCGTGAGGAAGACCATGGCGCCCGCAGCCCGCGCCTCTGCTCACCAAGGTGAGCGTCGCGCCACCgccgccaccccccacccagcAATTCCGGgtcagctcctccctcccccaggggaACTTCCTGGGGGAGGTCACTCggcaaagagtttttaaaaacattaacctCAGAAACAGAATATATGTCTGTCTCGTGCGAAGTACCAGAGTTTTCAatcatgaaattaaatattccttTGCAAACTCAGCTATATCCTAAAACAGCCAATGATAACCTCTTGCAATACTCAGCATTCTGTGGAGAATTGAGTTTCTAAAGGGCCGTATACTGTCCTGAACGTAATGGGAGATTCCTTTAAGGGAGTTTTTCCTTCTGAGGAAAACAGCTGTACACCGTGGACTACTGAAAAGCCCCGCTGGGCCTGTCTTATTTATGAGATGTTTCCACagcggggtcttctgtgtttacaTGGCGCTGCTCCTCTTAGTGAGGGTGACCACTACCGAGCCTTGGATTAGGCTCTCAGCGTATATACACACACTGCCAACCGGGCACCATGACCCTCACTTCTCAGCGGAGGAAACAGTGTTAAAAGGAACTTACCCGAGGTGGCGAAGCTCGGGGAGAAGCGGAGCTGGGATGCAGTCCCAGCAGTGAAACCGCGAGGCCCGTGCTCTCCAAGGCAAACTCCGCCCAACCCCCCACCCTCACTGCCTCTTTGAAAACCTCCTCCTTACCTGGTAGGCAGGCACACCTGAGACCAGTAGTTCCCTGGGGATAAGAATCACCCGGGAAGCTTGTTCACTCTACCTTCCCAAAGCCCCTTCCCTGGAGATTCTGACTCAGCGGTTCCAAGCTGGACCCAGAAATTGTCTTTTGAACAAATgatccaggtgattcttatcatCAGAGGACTGTGGGAACGGTCTTAGATCAGGGGTGGCCGGGGCCAGGGAATATctttggctttgtgggccattaggtctctgtcacaactactcgaCGCAAAAGGAGCCAGAGAAAATTCATGAATGAACTGGTCTGGCTGTGATccaatcatttatttacaaaaacaggcggcTGGCTACAGTTTGCTGACCCTTCTCTTAGACCATTCATCATACCATTAAAAAAGAGACATTAATGCCTGCTATTTGTCACCTCACTAAGGCTATGTCTCAATCAGGCAATTGACCCAATGAAAATCCTCCCAACACCATGAAACATCACTCTCATCAAGAGGATAAAGTCAAGGTTGTGTCTGCCCTCCCTCAAGCAAGAACAGATGGAATTTACATGAGAGGATGCAGTCTAAGCCAGAGAGTAGAAGCACACTGTATCTTAATGTACAagacacactgtattttaaaggACAAGCACACTGTATTTTAAAGGACAAGAATGAAGTGGTAACTATAAGATGCTGGCGGAGATTGTGGCGGGTTTTCTTTATGCAGTGGATTTTCTAGGGCCCCCAAAACTCTTCCTGCATCCTGGGAATTACTAGCTCAGACCACCATATCATTTTTCCCGGTACCtattgttatattcttttttttactccCTCATGAGGATGATTGATGCTCAGCTGAATTCAGAGGAGCGTTTGATTTGCCTGCCATCCTCCGGGAATACCCCTGCTAAATGCAGGAAAAGTCACTCAACATCAAAGATCATTCAGCCACGGATGTGAGAGCGACTGTCACCTTATAAAGCTTACAATAGCCAGCGTCCTCTTACAATTTTCCCCAGCGCAAGCTACAGAGGTGGGGAGGGTTGGATGGAGCACGGGTTAATACAGTGGAATTTCCTTTGGCACCAGCTTCAAGCAGTCTTTTAACAGAGATGTTTAATTGATCTTTATTGAGCAGAACCTTCCCTTCTGCTTAGAAAAGAAATGATCACTTTTCCCTCGGGTTCTATCTGGAGAAGTTAATAGCCCCAGTTTTCTCTTACAGCAGAGATACTTAGTGACTGGGAGACTATCATAAGTAGAGTTTATTGTCCAAAATACAAACCCAGTTCTAATCAACCTGCACAGTGAGATTGCCTTGCTTGTATCTGTTGATACCTGGAGGAGCTTCTCCCAACTGACGAGCGCATTGTTCTTTCCACTCAGGCTCTGCTGTCCAGTTAACAAATTGGATAGCGAGGTAATCTATAGGCCTTTGCCAAAGACCGCTGAGGATGCCCTAATGTGTATCAATTTGATCCTCACATGCAGTAGCTCCCAGATGAGGCCCGAGAGCGGAGCCATAATCATTTGCGTACACGGTGCAGGAATATTTTGCAGGTGTGAAGACGATCATTGCAATACTTCCAGGATACAGAGACACTTCCGGGATTCAGTACAAAGACAGCCGTTACTGCTTGGCAGCTATGAAGAgtgatggaaaaacaaacaaacaaaagtaatacTTACAGAGTTCCTTTAGCTCTTTTATAAAGGGCTTTATTGATATTAGCGTTACTTTTTGAAATAACTTCCAAACACAACAAGCAGGTATTAATATTTCCGTTTTAGAGCTAGGAAATTTTGTATTAAATGTTCTGACTGCTGTGCTCCTTGAGGACTAGATTTAGCAGTAAACTAGAGGTTAGGACTTGCTGCTACAGTAAACTCTTACTATTTGGGAATTTGTTCTAGAGATACGAATTTCCTGGGTCTTTTTCTTtgtcctctcctccttctggctGCCGGCTTTCCCCACCTGCCACCTGCCacgccctccccagccctccaagTTGCCATCCTGGCATGGCAGGCACCGTGACCATGATTTCTGAACCACATTTTGGAACCTGTAGTATGAAAAATACCAGTGTTCTTAGGTGGACAAGAGGACAGAATTTTTGAAACCATGATTGTCCACAAAAATCGGAGATATGTGATCACTTTTCTAGTGTCGCTCTAGCATATTCTCCAATGACGAGCAAAGGAAGGTGTGGAAGGGAAGCACCTACCATTTACTGACACAGTTAATAGGAATATACTCAAGGCAGGTGTAAGGCCCGGGCCTGAGGTCTTCCCGAGAatgtgagagggaaggaggagggaggctttATACCTGAGATAttggattccttttttccccccatgttactgagatataattgtcatataattttatattaatttcaggtgtacaacatagtaatttgatatgtgtataaattgcaaaataatttccacaataagtttagttaacatttaccgcctcacatagttacaatttttttcttgtgatgagaacttttaagatctatactcttagcaactttcaaattaaaaaacagtattgttcggtgctttgtgtccacctagaggggtgggatagggagggtgggagggagatgcaagagggaggagatatggggatataggtatatgtatagctgattcactttgttatacagcagaaactaacacaccattgtaaagcaattatactccaataaagatgtttaaaaaaaaaagaaaacagtatttttaactatagtcatcacgatgtacattacatccccaggagtTGTTTctcttataactgcaagtttgtaccttttgaccacctttccCATCCCCCCTactcccacctctggcaaccactgaactgttctctgtttctataagcTCAGTTTTCTTCGATTCGTAtacgtgagatcatacagtatttgtctttctctaatttcaCTTAGAGTAATGGCCTCAAGGTCTGTCCTGGCTTTTTTTTGCATCTGGTATCACAGTTAAACATGGTTAGAACCATGTTGGTGTTGTTACCAGGTCCTTGTCAGGTGTCATGGGCTGAGTTGTGTCCACCACGGAATTCACAGGATGAAGCcctaaaccccagtacctcagcatGTGACTGTATTGGGAGATCAGGCCTTTAAagagtaattaagttaaaatgaggccattagggtggatcccagtccaatctgactggtgtccttataaggaatGCAGattagacacacagagagacaccaggcctgcccagagggtgaaagccctgtgaggacacagggagaaggcggcgctctgcaagccaaggagagaggctggagcagGCTCTTCCCTCAggagcctcagaggaaaccaaccctgctgacaacttgaccttggacttccagcctccagaacggtgagaaataaatttctgttgtttaagctacccagactgtggtgttttgttatgacagccctagcaaactcatACAGATACCAAAAATTAACGTGGAATGAGGCCTGGAACACCTACCGCTTACATGTTGTTTGCTACATGCCAAATACATGCCAAATACTAACTCGATCCTCACCATAGCCCTATGAAGTGGGCACTATTGTTCTCACCCCCatcttacagacaagaaaactgaggcacagagatgttcagTGAATT
It encodes:
- the LOC132362738 gene encoding large ribosomal subunit protein bL20m, which produces MVFLTAQLWLRNRVTDRYWRVQEVLKHARHFRGRKNRCYRLAVRAVTRAFVQCTRARRLKKRNLRMLWISRVTAASQEHGLKYPAFILNLIKCQVELNRKVLADLAIYEPKTFKSLAALAKRRRQEGFAAALGDGKEPEGIFSRVVQHL